One Streptomyces drozdowiczii DNA segment encodes these proteins:
- the rpmB gene encoding 50S ribosomal protein L28: MAANCDVCGKGPSFGNNISHSHRRTSRRWNPNIQRVRAVVGRTPKRLNVCTSCIKAGKVAR; encoded by the coding sequence GTGGCTGCCAACTGCGACGTTTGCGGCAAGGGGCCGAGCTTCGGCAACAACATTTCGCACTCGCACCGCCGTACGTCCCGTCGCTGGAACCCCAACATCCAGCGCGTGCGTGCCGTGGTCGGTCGGACGCCGAAGCGGCTCAACGTCTGCACCTCGTGCATCAAGGCCGGCAAGGTCGCGCGCTGA
- a CDS encoding DAK2 domain-containing protein, with protein MPQTADEPDAVAVRSWCSLALEALGRERQAIDAINVYPVADGDTGTNLYLTVESAAAAVEAVFAAHATGTSVPSAADAVRAMAHGALIGARGNSGTILAQLLRGMAGVLAEGTGGDRMRLALDRAAAWAREAVAHPVEGTVLTVADRAAAAAGQAAPGADTAEVARAAYEGARAALDATPGQLPALARAGVVDAGGRGLVTLLGALVEAVSGRGPERPYEAPIPFVPVGGDDTECPAGDDGDGGGPAFEVIYLLEAGDEAVERLRGRLDALGDSLVVVGGDGLWNVHVHVDDAGAAVEAGVEAGRPYRIRITHFAADRAHARPEPARRAVVVVVPGDGLAALCQEAGATTVLARPGEPPASGELADAVRRAHAREVVLLPNDAELRHTAAAAAEQARAQGVRVAVIPTRAAVQGIAALAVHEPDRSFDEDVVAMTSAAGATRYAELAVAERQSWTTAGICQAGDVLGLIDGDVAVIGQDVPGTARKVLDRMLAAGGELVTLVLGENTPPTLAEALEQHVRDGHLAVDTTTYRGGHQGAPLLIGVE; from the coding sequence GTGCCGCAGACCGCCGACGAACCGGATGCCGTCGCGGTACGGAGCTGGTGCTCCCTGGCCCTCGAAGCGCTCGGCCGGGAGCGGCAGGCGATCGACGCGATCAACGTCTATCCCGTCGCCGACGGGGACACCGGCACCAACCTCTACCTCACCGTGGAATCCGCGGCCGCCGCCGTCGAAGCGGTCTTCGCCGCCCACGCGACCGGCACCTCGGTCCCCTCCGCCGCCGACGCGGTACGAGCCATGGCCCACGGCGCCCTCATCGGCGCCCGCGGCAACTCCGGCACGATCCTCGCCCAGCTCCTGCGCGGCATGGCCGGCGTCCTCGCGGAGGGCACCGGCGGCGACCGGATGCGCCTCGCCCTCGACCGGGCCGCCGCCTGGGCCCGCGAGGCCGTCGCCCACCCCGTCGAGGGCACCGTCCTCACCGTCGCGGACCGGGCCGCCGCCGCCGCCGGACAGGCCGCACCCGGCGCGGACACGGCCGAAGTGGCCCGGGCCGCCTACGAAGGCGCCCGCGCCGCCCTGGACGCGACGCCCGGACAGCTCCCCGCCCTCGCCAGGGCCGGGGTGGTCGACGCCGGGGGGCGCGGCCTGGTCACCCTCCTCGGCGCCCTGGTCGAAGCCGTGTCGGGGCGGGGCCCGGAGCGGCCGTACGAGGCCCCCATCCCGTTCGTCCCGGTCGGCGGCGACGACACGGAGTGCCCGGCGGGCGACGACGGGGACGGCGGCGGCCCCGCCTTCGAGGTGATCTACCTCCTGGAAGCGGGCGACGAGGCCGTCGAGCGGCTGCGCGGCCGGCTGGACGCCCTCGGCGACTCCCTGGTGGTGGTCGGCGGCGACGGGCTGTGGAACGTCCACGTCCATGTGGACGACGCCGGCGCCGCGGTCGAGGCGGGCGTCGAGGCCGGCCGCCCGTACCGCATCCGCATCACCCACTTCGCCGCCGACCGCGCCCACGCCCGCCCCGAGCCCGCCCGGCGCGCGGTCGTCGTGGTCGTCCCGGGCGACGGTCTCGCCGCCCTCTGCCAGGAGGCCGGGGCGACGACCGTGCTCGCCCGGCCCGGCGAACCGCCTGCCAGCGGCGAACTGGCCGACGCCGTCCGCCGCGCCCACGCCCGCGAGGTGGTCCTCCTCCCGAACGACGCGGAGCTGCGGCACACCGCGGCCGCCGCCGCCGAACAGGCCAGGGCCCAGGGCGTCCGGGTCGCCGTCATCCCGACCCGGGCCGCCGTCCAGGGCATCGCGGCCCTCGCCGTCCACGAGCCGGACCGCAGCTTCGACGAGGACGTGGTCGCGATGACCTCGGCCGCCGGGGCCACCCGCTACGCCGAACTGGCCGTCGCCGAGCGGCAGTCCTGGACCACGGCGGGCATCTGCCAGGCCGGGGACGTCCTCGGGCTCATCGACGGCGACGTGGCGGTCATCGGCCAGGACGTCCCCGGCACCGCCCGCAAGGTGCTGGACCGGATGCTCGCGGCCGGCGGCGAACTGGTCACCCTGGTCCTGGGCGAGAACACCCCGCCCACGCTGGCCGAAGCCCTGGAACAGCACGTACGCGACGGGCACCTCGCCGTGGACACCACCACCTACCGGGGCGGCCACCAGGGCGCGCCGCTGCTGATCGGCGTCGAGTAG
- the recG gene encoding ATP-dependent DNA helicase RecG produces MDRVSAFEEPLKKLLGGPTAKVMADHLDLHTVGDLLHHYPRRYEERGRLTALTDLPLDEHVTVVAQVADARVLTFNGGRGKRLEVTLTDGHGRLQLVFFGHGVHKPHKDLLPGRRAMFAGKVSVFNRKMQLAHPTYQLLDADSADDAGATEAVDAFAGKLLPIYPACKQLDSWRIAKAVDAVLPSAQEAVDPLPEALREGRGFTSLPEALLKIHRPATKADVAAARDRLKWDEAFVLQVALARRRYADTQLPAVARRPAPGGLLDAFDAKLPFTLTDGQRKVSKEIFDDLATEHPMHRLLQGEVGSGKTMVALRAMLAVVDAGGQAAMLAPTEVLAQQHHRSITEMMGELAEGGMLGGADQGTKVVLLTGSMGTAARRQALLDLVTGEAGIVIGTHALIEDKVKFHDLGLVVVDEQHRFGVEQRDALRSKGKQPPHLLVMTATPIPRTVAMTVFGDLETSVLDQLPAGRSPIASHVVPAKDKPHFVSRAWERVREEVENGHQAYVVCPRIGDEDDTAKKKGKKAAEEEAATADKRPPLAVLEIAEQLAEGPLRGLRVEVLHGRMQPDDKDDVMRRFAAGDVDVLVATTVIEVGVNVPNATAMVIMDADRFGVSQLHQLRGRVGRGSAPGLCLLVTEAHEASPARARLSAVAATLDGFELSRIDLEQRREGDVLGQAQSGVRSSLRVLSVIDDEEVIAAARQEAVAVVAADPDLDRLPELRTALDALLDKEREEYLDKG; encoded by the coding sequence ATGGATCGCGTGTCTGCGTTCGAAGAACCCCTCAAGAAGCTCCTCGGCGGGCCCACCGCGAAGGTGATGGCCGACCACCTCGACCTGCACACCGTCGGTGACCTCCTCCATCACTACCCCCGCCGGTACGAGGAGCGCGGCCGGCTCACGGCGCTGACCGACCTCCCGCTGGACGAGCACGTCACGGTCGTCGCCCAGGTCGCCGACGCCCGCGTGCTCACCTTCAACGGCGGACGCGGCAAGCGCCTCGAAGTCACCCTCACCGACGGCCACGGCCGCCTCCAGCTCGTCTTCTTCGGCCACGGCGTCCACAAGCCGCACAAGGACCTGCTGCCCGGCCGGCGCGCGATGTTCGCCGGCAAGGTCTCCGTCTTCAACCGCAAGATGCAGCTCGCCCACCCCACGTACCAGCTGCTCGACGCCGACTCAGCGGACGACGCCGGGGCGACCGAGGCCGTGGACGCCTTCGCGGGCAAGCTGCTGCCGATCTACCCCGCCTGCAAGCAGCTCGACTCCTGGCGGATCGCCAAAGCGGTCGACGCGGTGCTGCCCAGCGCCCAGGAGGCCGTCGACCCGCTCCCCGAAGCCCTGCGCGAGGGGCGCGGCTTCACCTCGCTGCCCGAGGCCCTGCTGAAGATCCACCGCCCGGCCACCAAGGCCGACGTGGCCGCGGCCCGGGACCGGCTCAAGTGGGACGAGGCGTTCGTCCTCCAGGTCGCCCTGGCCCGCCGCAGGTACGCCGACACCCAGCTTCCCGCCGTCGCCCGCAGGCCCGCCCCCGGCGGCCTGCTCGACGCCTTCGACGCGAAGCTGCCGTTCACCCTCACCGACGGCCAGCGGAAGGTCTCCAAGGAGATCTTCGACGACCTCGCCACCGAGCACCCGATGCACCGCCTCCTCCAGGGCGAGGTCGGTTCCGGGAAGACCATGGTGGCCCTGCGCGCCATGCTCGCCGTGGTCGACGCGGGCGGCCAGGCCGCCATGCTCGCGCCCACCGAGGTCCTGGCCCAGCAGCACCACCGGTCGATCACCGAGATGATGGGGGAGCTGGCCGAGGGCGGCATGCTCGGCGGGGCCGACCAGGGGACCAAGGTCGTGCTGCTCACCGGGTCCATGGGCACCGCCGCCCGCCGGCAGGCCCTGCTCGACCTGGTCACCGGCGAGGCCGGCATCGTCATCGGGACGCACGCCCTGATCGAGGACAAGGTCAAGTTCCACGACCTGGGCCTGGTCGTCGTGGACGAACAGCACCGCTTCGGGGTCGAGCAGCGCGACGCGCTGCGTTCCAAGGGCAAGCAGCCGCCCCACCTCCTCGTCATGACCGCGACGCCCATCCCCCGTACCGTCGCCATGACCGTCTTCGGGGACCTGGAGACCTCCGTCCTCGACCAGCTCCCGGCCGGCCGCTCGCCCATCGCCAGCCACGTCGTCCCCGCCAAGGACAAGCCGCACTTCGTCAGCCGCGCCTGGGAACGCGTCCGCGAGGAGGTGGAGAACGGCCACCAGGCGTACGTCGTCTGCCCGCGCATCGGCGACGAGGACGACACCGCCAAGAAGAAGGGGAAGAAGGCCGCCGAGGAGGAGGCCGCCACCGCCGACAAGCGCCCGCCGCTCGCCGTCCTGGAGATCGCCGAACAGCTCGCCGAGGGCCCTCTGCGCGGACTGCGCGTCGAGGTGCTGCACGGCAGGATGCAGCCCGACGACAAGGACGACGTGATGCGCCGCTTCGCCGCCGGCGACGTCGACGTCCTGGTCGCCACCACCGTCATCGAGGTCGGCGTCAACGTCCCCAACGCCACCGCGATGGTCATCATGGACGCCGACCGCTTCGGCGTCTCCCAGCTGCACCAGCTGCGCGGCCGGGTCGGACGGGGCTCCGCCCCCGGACTCTGCCTGCTGGTCACCGAGGCCCACGAGGCGAGCCCCGCCCGCGCCCGCCTCTCCGCCGTCGCCGCGACCCTGGACGGCTTCGAGCTCTCCCGTATCGACCTCGAACAGCGCCGTGAGGGCGATGTCCTCGGCCAGGCCCAGTCCGGGGTGCGCTCCTCGCTGCGCGTCCTCAGCGTCATCGACGACGAGGAGGTCATCGCCGCCGCCCGCCAGGAGGCCGTCGCCGTCGTCGCCGCCGACCCCGACCTGGACCGGCTGCCCGAGCTGCGCACCGCGTTGGACGCCCTGCTCGACAAGGAGCGCGAGGAGTACCTGGACAAGGGGTGA